Proteins from a single region of Candidatus Hydrogenedentota bacterium:
- a CDS encoding DUF58 domain-containing protein, producing MKRRGPSDFERFARYLLQYKLTSAGRSLIVLGLVAGLLGYTLELPIFYTLCSLFALGFTALVVNSALRPRLTISGSFPQLACAGQAVTGWFRVGNTGRWSILELDASLIGIGRSLRVIDSRGARTQLAPGAHASLPITIMPNRRGLYRLPPVRVFTTFPFSICRSGRSAPLGGPLLVAPRFHPLASIDVPASRRHQPGGISLTSDVGESPEYIGNREYRAGDPPRRIDFRSWARLARPVVREYQEEFYCRIALVLDTYVPGRRWRPATGFPEFEAAVSMAAAIADALARGEYLIDIFAAGPELYVFRSGRSIAHFENVLEILACVDECRTNPFDTIAPALTDELARISTVICVFLDWDETRERLVRAAVDSGCAVKVIIVRDSATTAPISRADAIANTPALVFSSADVTAGAIDSL from the coding sequence GTGAAGCGGCGGGGACCGAGCGACTTCGAGCGGTTCGCGCGCTATCTCTTGCAGTACAAGCTGACCAGCGCGGGGCGTTCGCTAATCGTCCTCGGGCTGGTTGCCGGTCTGCTCGGTTATACACTCGAGCTGCCGATCTTCTATACGCTGTGCTCGTTGTTTGCGCTGGGCTTTACGGCGCTGGTTGTGAACTCGGCGTTGCGTCCGAGGCTCACCATCAGCGGCAGTTTTCCGCAACTCGCCTGCGCGGGTCAGGCGGTGACAGGCTGGTTTCGCGTTGGCAACACCGGGCGCTGGTCCATCCTCGAACTTGACGCAAGCCTGATCGGCATTGGCCGCTCGCTGCGCGTGATTGACTCGCGAGGGGCGCGTACGCAGCTTGCTCCCGGCGCGCACGCGTCGTTGCCGATCACGATTATGCCGAACCGGCGCGGGCTGTATCGCCTCCCGCCCGTGCGCGTGTTCACGACGTTTCCGTTTTCGATCTGCCGCAGCGGACGCTCAGCGCCGCTCGGCGGGCCGTTGCTCGTTGCGCCGCGGTTTCACCCGCTCGCGTCCATCGATGTGCCCGCATCGCGGCGCCATCAGCCCGGGGGAATTTCCCTGACGTCGGACGTCGGCGAATCGCCGGAATACATCGGCAATCGCGAGTATCGCGCCGGCGACCCACCACGGCGGATCGACTTTCGTTCGTGGGCACGGCTCGCGCGGCCCGTTGTGCGCGAATACCAGGAGGAATTTTACTGCCGCATCGCGCTCGTGTTGGACACCTACGTCCCCGGACGGCGCTGGCGGCCCGCGACGGGGTTCCCGGAGTTCGAAGCGGCGGTCAGTATGGCCGCCGCGATTGCCGATGCGTTGGCGCGGGGCGAGTACCTGATAGACATCTTTGCCGCAGGGCCGGAACTGTACGTGTTTCGCTCGGGACGGAGCATCGCGCATTTCGAGAATGTGCTCGAGATTCTTGCGTGCGTCGACGAGTGCCGCACCAATCCGTTTGACACCATCGCGCCGGCATTGACCGACGAACTCGCGCGAATCTCGACGGTTATCTGCGTGTTTCTCGATTGGGACGAGACGCGCGAGCGACTCGTGCGCGCTGCCGTCGACTCGGGGTGTGCAGTGAAGGTGATTATCGTTCGCGATTCGGCTACCACCGCACCGATTTCGCGGGCCGATGCAATCGCCAACACGCC
- a CDS encoding MoxR family ATPase, which yields MPDPKPLATLIDQLKSNLGRVIQGKQESIDLLVMALAANGSVLMEDVPGVGKTTLAKALARSIDAEMNRVQFTPDLLPADILGASVYNPKDGSFQFRKGPIFCNVLLADEINRASPRTQSALLEAMNEWQATIEGERHALPQPFLVIATQNPIEFHGTYPLPEAQLDRFLMQINLGYPPPDAEVAILHAQAQSHPVDSLSPVVARDEIVELQARIRGVTVSEPVSRYIVQIVNATRNDERLKVGVSPRGSLMLFRGAQACAFCAGRDYVLPDDVQRLAVPVLAHRVVLTSKAKYGGNGKAEVITEVIASIRVPT from the coding sequence ATGCCGGACCCGAAGCCGCTCGCTACGCTTATCGATCAGTTGAAATCCAATCTTGGACGCGTGATTCAGGGCAAGCAGGAGAGCATCGACCTCCTGGTGATGGCACTCGCCGCGAACGGCTCCGTCCTGATGGAGGACGTGCCGGGCGTGGGGAAGACAACGCTGGCGAAGGCGCTCGCCCGATCGATCGACGCCGAAATGAACCGCGTGCAGTTCACGCCCGACTTGCTGCCTGCGGACATTCTGGGCGCGTCGGTGTACAACCCGAAGGACGGCTCGTTTCAGTTTCGCAAAGGCCCAATATTCTGCAATGTGCTGTTGGCGGACGAAATCAACCGCGCGTCGCCGCGTACGCAATCGGCGCTGCTCGAAGCGATGAACGAGTGGCAGGCGACCATCGAAGGCGAGCGGCACGCGTTGCCGCAGCCCTTCCTCGTCATCGCGACCCAAAACCCTATCGAGTTTCATGGCACATATCCCTTGCCCGAAGCGCAGTTGGATCGGTTCCTGATGCAAATCAATCTGGGATACCCGCCGCCGGACGCGGAAGTGGCGATACTCCATGCGCAGGCGCAATCGCACCCGGTGGATTCGTTGTCGCCGGTCGTCGCGCGCGACGAGATCGTCGAACTGCAGGCGCGCATCCGCGGCGTAACCGTCAGCGAACCCGTGTCGCGCTACATCGTGCAGATCGTCAATGCGACGCGAAACGACGAGCGGCTGAAAGTGGGCGTCAGTCCGCGCGGATCGCTGATGCTGTTCCGCGGGGCGCAGGCGTGCGCGTTCTGCGCGGGCCGCGACTACGTGTTGCCCGACGACGTGCAGCGGCTCGCGGTCCCCGTGCTGGCGCATCGTGTTGTGCTTACGTCGAAGGCCAAATACGGCGGCAATGGCAAGGCGGAAGTGATTACGGAGGTGATTGCTTCCATCAGGGTGCCGACGTGA
- a CDS encoding calcium/sodium antiporter → MVRRAREQLPRGVVDCVLDRQRRDLDQAVRCRAPRRWRRRVACLHVRLRTQAGRVLADHHAGRSAARVSRRRCRRVTAVPWLLLLVGLAILTAGAECLVRGSSKLAAAAGISPLVIGLTVVAYGTSTPEFAVSVKSAWAGQSDIAIGNVVGSNICNVLLILGACAALFPLRVNVQLIRLDVPIMIGAALLVPALGYDGRIGRIEGLILFGMMAAYTAFVIRKSRKETRAAQEKFAAEFAAPERVTAGFVLANAALVALSLVLLVYGARTFVNAAVELAHAFGVSELVIGLTIVAVGTSLPEVATSIVATIRGERDIAIGNVVGSNIYNVLAVLGATAIVKPVAVSAQALAFDIPIMVAIMVACLPIFFTGLAISRWEGGLFLGYYAAYTAYLVMQSQLPQVPPGFRTAMLYFIMPLTAVTIVVLSMWELRRLRRDRM, encoded by the coding sequence ATGGTCCGACGTGCGCGCGAACAACTACCGCGCGGAGTTGTCGATTGCGTTCTCGACCGACAACGGCGCGACTTGGACCAAGCCGTTCGTTGTCGCGCGCCGCGTCGATGGCGTCGGCGCGTCGCTTGCCTACACGTACGTCTTCGAACACAAGCCGGGCGAGTTCTGGCTGACCACCATGCAGGGCGATCTGCGGCTCGCGTTTCGCGAAGGAGATGTCGCCGGGTGACTGCCGTACCATGGCTCCTGTTGCTGGTGGGCCTTGCGATTCTGACCGCCGGGGCCGAATGTCTCGTCCGCGGCTCGTCGAAACTCGCTGCCGCCGCCGGCATTTCGCCGCTGGTTATCGGGCTCACGGTCGTCGCCTACGGCACAAGCACGCCCGAATTCGCCGTAAGCGTGAAGTCCGCGTGGGCCGGTCAATCGGACATTGCCATCGGCAACGTCGTCGGCAGCAACATCTGCAACGTTCTGCTCATCCTCGGCGCGTGTGCCGCGTTGTTTCCGCTTCGCGTCAATGTTCAACTCATTCGCCTCGATGTGCCCATCATGATCGGCGCGGCGCTGCTCGTTCCTGCGCTGGGATACGACGGCCGCATCGGACGAATCGAGGGTTTGATATTGTTCGGGATGATGGCCGCGTACACCGCGTTCGTAATTCGCAAGAGCCGTAAGGAGACCCGGGCCGCACAGGAGAAGTTCGCGGCGGAGTTCGCCGCGCCGGAACGGGTGACGGCCGGTTTCGTTCTTGCCAACGCCGCGCTCGTTGCGCTGTCCCTGGTGCTGCTCGTTTACGGTGCGCGCACGTTCGTGAATGCCGCCGTCGAACTCGCGCACGCGTTCGGCGTCAGCGAACTCGTCATCGGTCTCACCATCGTCGCCGTCGGCACCTCGCTCCCCGAAGTCGCCACGTCCATCGTCGCCACGATTCGCGGCGAGCGCGACATCGCGATCGGCAACGTGGTCGGCAGCAATATTTACAACGTGCTCGCCGTGCTTGGCGCGACGGCCATCGTAAAACCGGTCGCGGTCTCGGCCCAGGCGCTCGCGTTCGACATACCAATCATGGTCGCAATCATGGTCGCGTGCCTGCCAATTTTCTTTACGGGACTGGCCATCAGCCGGTGGGAAGGCGGGCTCTTCCTGGGGTACTACGCGGCGTACACCGCGTACCTCGTGATGCAGTCGCAACTGCCCCAGGTGCCGCCGGGATTCAGAACGGCAATGCTCTACTTCATCATGCCGCTCACCGCCGTAACCATCGTCGTCCTGTCGATGTGGGAACTGCGGCGGCTGCGCAGGGACCGTATGTAG
- a CDS encoding MFS transporter gives MQTDDGRPAFSRSPNYKWYIVGMLWFMAFFNYADRQALASVLPLIEKEFSLNKEQQGFIVAAFAWVYGLGAPFAGYIVDRVKRKTAILAGLYAWSVICMATAMSTKLSHLIFFRAAEGVGETFYFPASMSLVSDYHGKRTRSRAMGLHQTSVYAGTIGGGFFAGMIGEYYGWRWSFIIFGGLGILLGIVLHRLVVEPQRGAADFADSGVKTKGPVQGMSVLDTAQLIFSTPTTLFLLGAFLCANFVAAVMLSWMPSLLHEKFNLSLTRAGFEAVVYLQVASMCASPLGGWLADNLRGRFFGGRMFVQATGVFLGAPFVYATGTTSTLSTLVVVMACWGFCKGLYDANIFASIYDVIPANARGTAAGLMNCIGWLAGAGTAPIIVGRIADQYDLGYAIALTSGVYIAAGVILMLGALFFIRRDAERLHAKLASESSPPA, from the coding sequence ATGCAAACCGACGACGGACGTCCTGCGTTTTCCAGGTCGCCGAACTACAAGTGGTACATCGTGGGGATGCTGTGGTTCATGGCGTTCTTCAACTATGCCGACCGTCAGGCCCTTGCGTCAGTATTGCCGCTCATCGAAAAAGAGTTCAGCCTCAATAAGGAGCAGCAAGGCTTTATTGTCGCCGCTTTTGCGTGGGTGTACGGGCTTGGCGCGCCGTTTGCCGGCTACATAGTCGACCGCGTCAAGCGCAAAACAGCGATTCTCGCAGGGCTGTACGCGTGGAGCGTAATCTGCATGGCGACGGCAATGTCCACAAAACTTTCGCACCTCATATTCTTTCGCGCAGCGGAAGGCGTGGGAGAGACCTTCTATTTTCCGGCATCCATGTCACTTGTGAGCGACTATCACGGCAAAAGAACACGGTCGCGAGCAATGGGACTACATCAAACAAGCGTATACGCGGGGACTATTGGCGGCGGATTCTTCGCGGGCATGATCGGCGAGTACTACGGATGGAGATGGTCGTTCATCATATTTGGCGGACTGGGCATTCTGCTCGGCATTGTCCTGCATCGTCTGGTTGTGGAACCCCAACGCGGCGCGGCGGACTTCGCGGATTCGGGTGTCAAGACGAAGGGGCCGGTGCAAGGCATGTCGGTGTTGGACACGGCTCAGTTGATCTTCTCGACGCCGACGACCTTGTTTCTTCTGGGCGCCTTTCTGTGCGCAAACTTCGTTGCGGCGGTCATGCTTTCGTGGATGCCCTCGCTGTTACATGAGAAATTCAATCTGAGCCTCACGCGCGCCGGGTTCGAGGCGGTCGTCTATTTGCAGGTGGCGAGCATGTGTGCGTCGCCGTTGGGAGGATGGCTGGCGGACAATCTGCGTGGGAGGTTCTTTGGCGGCCGCATGTTCGTGCAAGCGACCGGCGTATTCCTCGGAGCGCCGTTTGTGTATGCAACGGGCACCACCTCTACGCTCTCCACGCTGGTCGTTGTCATGGCGTGCTGGGGATTCTGTAAGGGCCTGTACGACGCGAACATCTTTGCGTCCATCTACGACGTCATCCCGGCCAACGCGCGCGGTACCGCGGCGGGCCTTATGAACTGCATAGGCTGGCTCGCGGGCGCAGGCACGGCGCCAATCATCGTGGGCCGAATTGCGGACCAGTACGATTTGGGCTATGCGATTGCGCTGACGTCGGGCGTATATATCGCCGCGGGCGTGATCCTGATGCTGGGCGCATTGTTTTTCATTCGCCGTGACGCGGAACGCCTGCATGCGAAGCTCGCGAGCGAATCCAGTCCACCGGCGTAA
- a CDS encoding ATP-binding protein, whose amino-acid sequence MIARPADSQRLRWLLGAFPVTAILGPRQSGKTTLARELASDHFFDLENPRDVALLAQPQLALEPLSGLIVIDEIQRAPEIFPLIRHLVDTRTEQRYLILGSASRDLIQQSSESLAGRIAYHELGGFRPDDVGRENWRALWLRGGLPRSYVASSDKLSQVWREQYIATFLERDIPQLGISIPANTLRRFWTMLCHYHGQIINYAEFGRSFGISDMTVRRYLDILEGTFMVRLLQPWHANTRKRIVKRPKIYIRDSGLLHTLLSIQSDRDLAVHNKLGASWEGFALECAARAIGKRNEELAFWATHSSAEVDLIWQEHGKNWAIEAKYTDAPKLTRSMTSALNDLDLAHLWVLYPGDRAYPIARGVSALPLASMGANWSYPND is encoded by the coding sequence ATGATCGCCCGGCCCGCAGACTCCCAACGACTTAGGTGGCTACTGGGCGCCTTCCCAGTCACCGCGATTCTCGGTCCCCGCCAATCGGGCAAGACTACGCTTGCGCGGGAACTCGCCTCCGACCATTTTTTTGACCTCGAAAACCCGCGTGACGTGGCGCTCCTCGCCCAGCCGCAGCTCGCGCTTGAACCCTTGTCGGGCCTGATAGTGATCGACGAAATCCAGCGCGCGCCGGAAATCTTTCCGCTGATTCGTCACTTGGTCGATACGCGCACGGAACAGCGTTACCTGATTCTCGGCAGTGCATCGCGAGACCTAATCCAGCAATCGTCGGAATCGTTGGCCGGACGCATTGCCTACCATGAACTTGGTGGGTTCCGGCCGGATGACGTTGGCCGGGAGAATTGGCGCGCGCTTTGGCTGCGCGGCGGCCTCCCGCGGTCGTACGTTGCGTCCTCGGACAAGTTAAGCCAAGTATGGCGCGAACAATACATAGCGACGTTTCTCGAGCGCGACATCCCGCAGTTGGGAATCTCGATTCCAGCCAATACGCTGCGCCGATTCTGGACGATGCTTTGTCACTACCACGGCCAGATAATCAACTACGCCGAATTCGGCCGTTCGTTCGGCATATCGGACATGACGGTTCGCCGGTATCTTGACATACTCGAAGGCACATTCATGGTGCGTTTGCTGCAACCGTGGCATGCGAACACTCGAAAACGGATCGTCAAACGACCGAAGATTTACATTCGCGATTCCGGGCTGTTGCATACGCTGTTGTCGATTCAATCCGATCGCGATCTCGCCGTACACAACAAACTGGGCGCATCATGGGAAGGGTTCGCGTTGGAATGTGCCGCGCGCGCTATCGGGAAGCGCAACGAGGAACTTGCGTTTTGGGCCACTCACTCGAGCGCTGAAGTCGATCTCATCTGGCAGGAACACGGCAAGAATTGGGCGATTGAAGCGAAATACACCGACGCCCCTAAGCTTACGCGGTCGATGACCAGCGCGTTGAACGATCTCGATCTGGCCCATTTGTGGGTGCTGTATCCCGGGGATCGAGCGTATCCCATTGCGCGCGGCGTAAGCGCGCTGCCCCTGGCAAGCATGGGCGCCAACTGGAGCTATCCAAACGATTGA
- a CDS encoding thioredoxin family protein produces MVRFSRWGLCAVALCAAFAAVEANAKATSDVVTVSAVTDHSGVLPGGKIRAAVVIAIQDGWHTNSHKPLDKYLIATVLKLEPLEGVTAGEFAYPPGEEIKLAFSDGLVSVYEGKTAIGVPLEVAQSVATGTLTLKGSLRIQACDDKSCLGPSTIKFEVPIKVLAPGETPAAQEAELFAAIDKYSETKPAEATAKPAVVESASAVKTTQPAAAQTWQELLPQFEIAGQSGFVSTEEFLKWIDRSEKGEAAPQSGGLLGLTGSVATGGFTLKGLGLPLVILLTLIGGITLNLTPCVLPLIPVNLAIIGAGVRAGSRTKGFLLGGMYGLGTALLYGVLGLVAVLGAASFGSLNAQWWFNAAIALVFVVLALAMFDVILIDFTKYQSKLGIRKDSGNYLFAFIMGAVNALLAGACVAPVVIAVVLYSQDAYARGAAIALALPFLLGVGMALPWPFAGAGLAHLPKPGMWMVRVKQAFGVFILLFSAYYGYQAYGQFSARYLVDKSAVLASAQTSAEEGWVTSLDEGLAQARREKKPVLIDFWATWCKNCLYMNETTFKDPAVLKRLENFVKIKYQAEDPESSPAKDVLANFEYVGLPLYVVLLPK; encoded by the coding sequence ATGGTGCGGTTCTCACGTTGGGGATTGTGCGCGGTGGCGCTGTGCGCCGCGTTTGCCGCTGTCGAGGCAAACGCGAAAGCGACCAGCGACGTCGTAACCGTTTCGGCCGTTACCGATCATTCCGGTGTGCTGCCCGGCGGTAAGATTCGCGCCGCCGTAGTCATCGCGATTCAGGACGGCTGGCACACCAACAGCCACAAGCCACTCGACAAATACCTTATCGCGACGGTGCTGAAACTCGAGCCGCTGGAAGGCGTCACCGCGGGCGAATTCGCCTATCCGCCCGGCGAAGAGATCAAACTCGCATTCTCGGACGGCCTGGTGTCGGTGTACGAAGGCAAAACGGCGATCGGCGTTCCACTGGAGGTGGCCCAGTCCGTTGCCACAGGCACGCTCACGCTGAAGGGGTCGCTGCGCATCCAGGCCTGCGACGACAAGTCATGTTTGGGGCCGTCGACAATTAAGTTTGAGGTTCCCATTAAGGTCCTCGCTCCCGGCGAAACGCCAGCAGCGCAGGAAGCCGAGTTATTTGCGGCGATCGACAAGTACAGCGAAACCAAGCCCGCCGAAGCAACTGCAAAGCCAGCCGTGGTTGAGTCTGCGTCTGCGGTAAAGACAACGCAACCTGCCGCGGCCCAAACGTGGCAGGAGTTGTTGCCGCAGTTTGAAATCGCGGGTCAATCCGGTTTTGTCAGCACGGAAGAATTCTTGAAGTGGATTGATCGCTCCGAGAAGGGCGAAGCGGCTCCGCAATCCGGCGGGCTGCTTGGTCTGACGGGCAGCGTTGCGACGGGCGGATTCACGTTGAAGGGATTGGGCCTCCCGCTGGTCATTCTGCTGACGCTGATTGGCGGAATCACGCTGAACCTGACCCCGTGCGTGCTGCCGCTGATTCCCGTGAACCTCGCGATCATCGGCGCGGGCGTAAGGGCCGGATCGCGCACGAAAGGGTTCCTGCTCGGCGGCATGTACGGACTCGGCACCGCGCTGTTGTACGGCGTGCTGGGTCTGGTCGCGGTGCTCGGCGCGGCGAGTTTCGGTTCACTGAACGCGCAATGGTGGTTCAACGCGGCAATCGCACTCGTCTTCGTCGTGCTGGCGCTCGCGATGTTCGATGTGATTCTCATCGATTTCACCAAGTACCAATCGAAGCTCGGCATCCGGAAGGATTCCGGCAATTATCTGTTCGCGTTCATTATGGGCGCGGTGAACGCGCTGCTCGCGGGCGCCTGCGTGGCGCCGGTCGTAATCGCCGTCGTCCTGTACTCGCAGGATGCGTATGCGCGCGGGGCGGCGATCGCGCTGGCGCTGCCGTTCCTGCTCGGCGTGGGCATGGCGCTGCCGTGGCCGTTTGCCGGCGCCGGCCTTGCCCACCTGCCGAAACCGGGCATGTGGATGGTGCGCGTGAAGCAGGCGTTTGGCGTGTTCATCCTCCTGTTCTCGGCGTACTACGGGTATCAGGCCTACGGACAGTTCAGCGCGCGCTATCTCGTGGACAAGAGCGCGGTCCTGGCCAGCGCGCAGACCAGCGCGGAAGAAGGATGGGTCACCTCGCTCGACGAAGGCCTCGCACAGGCCAGGCGCGAAAAGAAACCGGTGCTGATCGACTTCTGGGCGACGTGGTGCAAGAACTGCCTGTACATGAACGAAACCACATTCAAGGACCCAGCCGTCCTCAAGCGGCTCGAGAACTTCGTCAAGATCAAGTACCAGGCCGAAGACCCCGAATCGTCCCCCGCGAAAGACGTGCTGGCCAATTTTGAATACGTGGGCCTGCCGCTGTACGTCGTGCTATTACCAAAGTAG
- a CDS encoding thioredoxin domain-containing protein encodes MAIRSEAVPKHTNRLANETSPYLLQHAHNPVDWYPWGDEAIAKSRAEDKPIFLSIGYSACHWCHVMERESFESESVAEILNRDFVCIKVDREERPDLDEIYMTAVQIMTQSGGWPMSVWLTPDLKPFYGGTYYPPEDAYGRPGFKTVLNSIAQAWNERRADVDKSADQLTQYVKQSTSARMGETGALSYDLIKDAVDELSASYDHSFGGFGGAPKFPSAPSIALLLRHHYNTGDTIALEMAAFTLTRMYCGGMYDHLGGGFHRYSVDAQWLVPHFEKMLYDNAQLAPVYLEAYQATGEKLFARAAREILDYELRDMQDANGAFHSTEDADSEGQEGKFYVWTQDEIMSILGDADGYLFCQYYNVRPGGNFSSHEKYHAGQNILHVTRPADAVAKEFSMSVEDFENKLAECRAKLLAVRGARVRPGLDDKILTSWNGLMISALAQGYQVLGDARYRDAAERAAKFLLTDMRKDGKLLRTHRKGESRLLAYLDDYAFTAIGLIDLYEATFDEQWLNAADDLAGGMIAMFWDASDGGFYSTTDDHAHLIARTKPTYDGAEPSGNSMAVTALQRLAKLRDNKQYAEKAAQVLKANSANMESSPRAYMKMLCAVDFELNAPKEVAIAGAAGSGETRALLAALHAQFVPNKVVALADTAKADGEIGKRIPLLVDKAPVGGKSAAYVCKNYACQMPVTTPEDLVKALGGKKVAQ; translated from the coding sequence ATGGCCATACGCTCCGAGGCGGTCCCGAAGCACACAAACCGGCTTGCAAACGAGACGAGTCCGTATCTGTTGCAGCATGCGCACAACCCGGTAGATTGGTATCCGTGGGGGGACGAAGCAATCGCGAAGTCGCGGGCGGAGGACAAGCCGATCTTCCTTTCCATCGGGTATTCGGCGTGCCATTGGTGTCACGTGATGGAGCGGGAATCGTTCGAAAGCGAGAGTGTCGCGGAGATTCTCAATCGAGATTTTGTGTGCATCAAAGTCGATCGCGAGGAGCGCCCCGACCTCGATGAAATCTACATGACCGCTGTGCAGATCATGACGCAGAGCGGGGGGTGGCCGATGTCGGTGTGGCTGACGCCGGACCTGAAGCCGTTCTACGGCGGCACGTATTACCCGCCGGAGGACGCGTACGGGCGACCTGGTTTCAAGACCGTTTTGAATTCAATAGCACAGGCGTGGAATGAACGGCGCGCCGACGTGGACAAGAGCGCCGACCAACTCACGCAGTACGTGAAGCAGAGCACGTCCGCCCGCATGGGCGAAACGGGCGCGCTTTCGTACGATTTGATAAAGGATGCCGTAGACGAATTGAGCGCGAGCTACGATCACTCGTTTGGCGGGTTTGGCGGCGCGCCGAAGTTTCCATCGGCGCCGTCGATTGCGCTGCTGTTGCGCCACCACTACAACACCGGCGACACGATTGCGCTCGAGATGGCGGCGTTTACGCTGACGCGCATGTATTGCGGCGGAATGTACGACCATCTCGGCGGAGGGTTCCATCGGTACTCGGTGGACGCGCAATGGCTTGTGCCGCACTTCGAAAAGATGTTGTACGACAACGCGCAACTCGCGCCCGTGTATCTGGAGGCGTATCAGGCGACGGGCGAAAAACTGTTCGCGCGCGCGGCCCGCGAGATTCTCGACTACGAACTGCGCGACATGCAGGACGCGAACGGCGCATTTCACTCCACCGAGGACGCCGACAGCGAAGGGCAGGAGGGCAAGTTTTATGTCTGGACGCAGGACGAGATCATGTCGATTCTCGGCGACGCGGACGGATACCTGTTCTGCCAGTATTACAACGTACGGCCCGGCGGCAATTTCAGTTCGCACGAAAAATACCACGCCGGACAAAACATCCTGCACGTGACGCGGCCCGCGGACGCTGTCGCGAAGGAATTCAGCATGAGCGTCGAGGACTTCGAGAACAAGCTCGCGGAGTGCCGCGCCAAATTGCTTGCGGTGCGCGGCGCGCGCGTGCGGCCGGGACTGGACGACAAGATTCTCACGTCGTGGAACGGCCTGATGATTTCCGCGTTGGCGCAGGGATACCAGGTGCTCGGCGACGCACGGTATCGCGACGCGGCGGAACGCGCGGCGAAATTCTTGCTCACCGACATGCGCAAGGACGGCAAGCTGCTGCGCACGCACCGCAAAGGCGAGAGCCGGTTGCTCGCGTATCTCGACGATTACGCGTTCACCGCGATCGGCCTGATCGATCTGTACGAGGCGACGTTCGACGAGCAGTGGTTGAACGCAGCAGACGACCTGGCGGGCGGGATGATCGCCATGTTCTGGGACGCAAGCGATGGCGGGTTCTACTCGACCACGGATGACCATGCGCATTTGATCGCGCGCACAAAACCGACGTACGACGGGGCGGAGCCGTCCGGCAACTCGATGGCGGTGACCGCGCTGCAACGTCTCGCGAAATTGCGCGACAACAAGCAGTACGCGGAGAAGGCGGCGCAGGTGCTCAAGGCGAACAGCGCGAACATGGAAAGCTCGCCGCGCGCGTACATGAAAATGCTGTGCGCCGTGGATTTCGAACTGAACGCCCCGAAAGAGGTTGCGATTGCCGGCGCCGCGGGTTCCGGCGAAACCCGCGCGCTACTCGCGGCGCTGCACGCGCAGTTCGTTCCGAACAAAGTCGTCGCGCTCGCAGACACGGCGAAGGCCGACGGCGAAATTGGCAAGCGGATTCCGCTGTTAGTTGACAAGGCGCCGGTCGGCGGGAAAAGCGCGGCCTATGTGTGCAAAAATTATGCGTGTCAGATGCCCGTGACAACGCCCGAAGACCTCGTGAAGGCGCTGGGCGGAAAGAAGGTAGCGCAGTAG
- a CDS encoding fructose-bisphosphate aldolase class II yields MPLVPMRQILDEAAKGGYGVGAFNVNNMEQIQAIMEAANETKSPVIIQASRGALKYSRMIYLKKLMEAAVIEYPDIPVALHLDHGNSVATCKQAIELGFTSVMMDGSLGEDGKTPNSYEKNVEVTRAVVELAHPLGVTVEGELGCLGGIEDGHGAGIAADDTDHLTDPEQAEDFVAQTGLDALAVAIGTSHGAYKSLRKDPKTGQMLPPALAMDRIHEIHQRMPNCHMVMHGSSSVPQELVDVINQYGGKMPGTYGIPLEQIQDGIKHGVRKINVDTDSRLAMTGAARKVFAEHPEKFDPRDWLGPAREAAKQVYIKRMVAFGTAGHAGDYSQMSLDDMKKLYKTGAVAAAV; encoded by the coding sequence ATGCCACTTGTACCCATGCGACAGATTCTCGACGAGGCCGCCAAGGGCGGTTACGGCGTTGGCGCATTCAACGTCAACAACATGGAACAGATTCAGGCGATCATGGAGGCCGCGAACGAGACGAAGAGCCCGGTGATCATCCAGGCGAGCCGCGGCGCGTTGAAGTACAGCCGGATGATTTATCTGAAGAAGCTGATGGAAGCGGCGGTGATCGAGTATCCCGACATTCCCGTCGCGCTGCACCTGGATCACGGCAACAGCGTCGCCACGTGCAAGCAGGCAATCGAACTGGGCTTCACGTCTGTGATGATGGACGGCTCCCTCGGCGAAGACGGCAAGACGCCGAACAGCTACGAGAAAAACGTCGAAGTCACGCGCGCGGTCGTCGAACTCGCGCACCCGCTCGGCGTGACGGTCGAAGGCGAACTCGGCTGCCTCGGCGGAATTGAAGACGGCCACGGCGCCGGCATCGCCGCGGACGACACCGATCACCTCACCGACCCCGAGCAGGCGGAGGACTTCGTCGCGCAGACCGGTCTCGATGCGCTCGCGGTCGCAATCGGCACGAGCCACGGCGCGTATAAATCGCTGCGCAAAGACCCGAAGACCGGCCAGATGCTGCCGCCCGCGCTGGCGATGGATCGCATCCACGAAATCCACCAGCGCATGCCGAATTGCCACATGGTGATGCACGGATCGTCGAGCGTCCCGCAAGAGTTGGTCGATGTTATCAACCAATACGGCGGCAAAATGCCGGGGACCTACGGCATTCCGCTCGAACAGATTCAGGACGGCATCAAACACGGCGTGCGCAAGATCAACGTCGATACCGACAGCCGCCTCGCAATGACCGGCGCCGCGCGCAAAGTGTTCGCCGAACATCCCGAAAAATTCGATCCGCGCGACTGGCTCGGGCCCGCGCGCGAAGCCGCCAAGCAGGTGTACATCAAGCGCATGGTCGCGTTCGGCACGGCGGGCCACGCCGGCGATTACTCGCAGATGTCGCTCGACGACATGAAGAAGTTGTACAAGACGGGCGCGGTCGCGGCGGCGGTATAA